In the Vogesella sp. XCS3 genome, TGCGGGCGTCGGCGTGCGGGAACAGCTTGGGCAGCTGGTCGTAGAACTGCATGTCCATGCCCACGATCACGCATACCGGCGCGGTCATGGTTTTTTCCACATTGCCTTCCATCAGGCAGGGTTTCAGCTTGGCCTTGGCGGCTTCTGACTGCACGAATACAAAACGGGCCGGGCTGCAGTTGGCGCTGGTAGGGGCCATCTTCAGCAGGTCGTACAGCTGGTGCAGGGTGCTGTCGCTGATGGCGCGGTCTTGCCAGGCATTGTGGCTGCGCGCGTTGCTGAACAGTTGTTCCAGGGCAGATTGGCTGATGTGCGTTGTCATGGCGTGTTGTCTCCGTGCTGTAGGTCTTGTCGGGGGCTTACTGCGGTATTTTTACCTCGATGCCGCCAGGCAGGCTGCCCTGGTCAATCGTGGTATTGGAAATAATGGTAATGGCCACGCGGCGGTTTTGCGCGCGCCCTTCCGGGGTATCGTTGTCGGCGCTAGGTTTGGTTTCACCGCGGCCAACGGCTACCAGGCGCTCGGGTGCAATGCCGTTTTCCATGAACAGGCGCACGATGCTGCCGGCGCGGGCGGCAGACAGCTCCCAGTTGGACGGGAAGAAGGCGTTGCGGATCGGCGTGTTGTCGGTAAAGCCTTCTACTTGTACCTGGTTGTCTACCGTGGCCAGCTGGCGCGCTACGTCGGCCAGCAGCGCGGGCGAGGTGCCGTTGGGGGCAGCCTGGCCAGCCGGGAACAGCGCGGTGTCCTTGATCTCGATGTGCACGCCTTCGTCGTCCTGGCGCATCGACAGCTGGCCGCCCTGAATCAGCGGCGCCAGGCTCTTGGCCAGGCCGCTGGACAGCGTTTCCAGCTTGCGCCGCTCTTTCATGCGCGCTTCGCTCTTGATGGCGGTGGCAATCGGCTTGGTATTGGGAATCTCGATCATGGTGTTGGCGCCACCACTGGGGGGCGTTACCTGGATCGCCAGGTTACCGCTGCGGAAGGCGTCGGTCATGGCGCTGGACAGCACGCGGTATTTGCCTTCGTTGACCTGCGAGATGGCGTACATCACCACAAAAAAGGCGAACAGCAGGGTGATGAAGTCGGCGTAGGAAACCAGCCAGCGTTCATGGTTCTCGTGTTCTTCTTCCTCGCGTCGGCGTCGGGCCATGGTGCGCTTCCTGCAAAAAGGTTGGCCGCAAGCTGCGGCCAACGTGGGTTGCTCGGTAGGGTGGCTTAGTGCAGCCGGGTGTCACCCAGCATGGCACGTACACCACCGCTGAACGATACGCCGATGCGGCGTGCTACGCGGCTGGCCAGGTCGTCGTCCGGTGTGAAGTCCACCAGCTCTTCAGCCTTGATCACGTCGCGGGCTACCGAGCCCACCGAGCCCAGGCCGTCTGCCAGGCCCAGCTTGATGCTGCTGCTGCCCAGCCAGACACGGCCGCTGAACAGGTCCGGGTCGTCGGCCAGGCGCTTGCCGCGGCCTTGCTTGACCACGGCAATGAACTGGCCGTGGATTTCGTCCAGCAGCCCCTGGCGGATGGCTTCTTGCTGCGGGTTTTTCGGCGAGAACGGGTCGCCCATGCCCTTGTTGCTGCCGGCGGTGGCCAGGCGGCGTTCGATGCCCAGCTTGTCCATGGCCTTGTCAAAGCCGAAGCCGTCCGAAATCACGCCAATGGAGCCGACGATACTGGCCTTATCAACATAGATGCGGTCGGCAGCGGCGGCAATGTAGTAGCAGCCCGAGGCGCACACTTCTTCTACCACCATGTATACCGGCACCTTGGGGTGCAGCTTTTTCAGGCGCAGGATTTCATCATTGGCCATGCCGGACAGGGCAGGGCTGCCGCCGGGGCTATTGGCGCGGATGATGATGCCGCGGGTGTTGCTGTCTTCGTAGGCGGCGTTCAGGCCGTCCAGCATTTTGGCGGTAACGTTGCTTTCGCTGTCGATGGAGCCATCCAGCGAGACCACGGCCGTATGCGGCTGGCCCATGGCCTTGCTGTTGTTGCGGCTTTCCATGTCGACAAACATCAGGCCGATGAAGCCTGCCAGCACGGCCAGCCAGGTCAGGCGGAAGAAAATTTTCCAGCGGCGGGCGCGGCGTTGTTCTGTGAGGGAGGCGGTAGCCAGTTTTTCGATCAGCTGGCGTTCCCAGGTGCGGTCTTGTTCCACGCTATTCCTTTGTTCTAAGGGGCTGAATCAGGCAGATAGTATACATGCCCGTCGCATTCTTCCGTGCGCAGCTTCTGCAGGCTGCGCCCGGTGCAGGGGCCGCCCACGCACAGGCCGCTGTCGGGCCGGTACAGCGCGCCGTGCAGGCTGCAGATCAGGTACAGGCCGCTGCTGTCGAAAAAGCGGCCATCCTGCCAGTCCAGCTCGGTAGGCACGTGGCGGCAGCGGTTCAGGTAGGCGTGCACTACGCCCTGGTGGCGTACGGCAAAGGCGGCGGCCTGCTCGCCCTGCCACGGCACGGTAAAGCGCACACCCTTGCCGCCGTCGGCCAGCTCGCTACTGCTGGCGATCAGTTGCCGTGCATCAGCCATTGCTGCAGCTCGTGGTAGCTATGGAAGATGGCCTGCGGGCCGCAATCCTGCAGCACCTGCAGCGGGTGGGCGCCGTAGCTGACGCCCGCGCCGTGGGTGCCGGCGTGGCGCGCCATCAAGAGGTCGTGGCTGGTGTCGCCTACCATCAGTGTGCGGGCGGGTTGCATGCCGGTTTGCTCGCAGATCTGCAGCAGCATGTCCGGGTGCGGCTTGCTGTGGCATTCGTCTACTGTGCGGGTGGTGACAAAGCGCGATTGCAGGCCGGTGCTGACCAGGGCGTGGTTCAGGCCGCTGCGGCTCTTGCCGGTAGCCACGGCCAGCAGGTAGCCGGCGTCTTCCAGTGCGGCCAACCCTTCCAGCACGCCATCAAACAGCTCCACGGTTTCTTCCTGATGCACATACTGGTGGCGGTAGGCGTCGGCCATGGCCTGGTGGGTGGCATCTGGCAGCTGCGGGTGGATGTGGCGCATGGCGTCGATCAGCCCCAGGCCGATCACGTGGCTGGCCGCCTCGCGGCTGGGTTCGGGCAGGCCCAGTTGTACGCAGGCGAGCTGGATGCTGCGCACGATATGCGCGGTGGAGTCCATCAGGGTGCCGTCCCAGTCAAAGACGATCAGGTCGTAGGCGTGTCGCATGGCGGTCAAATTTTATCCAGGGTGTCCAGGAAGCGGCTGAGCTCTTTTGGCAGCGGCGCGTGCAGCTGTAGTGGCTCGCCGGTCAGCGGGTGCGGCAGGCTCAGGTTGGCCGCATGCAGGAACATGCGCTTCAGCCCACGGCGTTGCAGCTCGCGGTTGGCGGCGAAGTCGCCGTATTTCTCGTCACCGGCGATGGCGCAGCCATTGGCCTGCATGTGTACGCGGATCTGGTGCGTGCGGCCGGTACGCAGCAGTGCCTCTACCAGCGTGAGGTCGGCGTAGCGTTGCTGCACGGTGAAGATGGTGTGGGCGTAAATGCCCTGGTCTTCGTCCACGCGCACCATGCGTTCGCCGCTAGGGGTGTGGAAGCGGTGCAGTGGCAGCTTGACGTGGCGCACATTGCCCGGCCATTGGCCCAGGCCCAGCGCGAAGTAGCGCTTTTG is a window encoding:
- a CDS encoding malonic semialdehyde reductase, yielding MTTHISQSALEQLFSNARSHNAWQDRAISDSTLHQLYDLLKMAPTSANCSPARFVFVQSEAAKAKLKPCLMEGNVEKTMTAPVCVIVGMDMQFYDQLPKLFPHADARSWFAGNDAAIQATAFRNSSLQGAYLIMAARALGLDCGPMSGFDAAAVEAAFFPQGNVKANFLINLGYGDATKVYPRSPRLGFDEACQIV
- the motD gene encoding flagellar motor protein MotD, with product MARRRREEEEHENHERWLVSYADFITLLFAFFVVMYAISQVNEGKYRVLSSAMTDAFRSGNLAIQVTPPSGGANTMIEIPNTKPIATAIKSEARMKERRKLETLSSGLAKSLAPLIQGGQLSMRQDDEGVHIEIKDTALFPAGQAAPNGTSPALLADVARQLATVDNQVQVEGFTDNTPIRNAFFPSNWELSAARAGSIVRLFMENGIAPERLVAVGRGETKPSADNDTPEGRAQNRRVAITIISNTTIDQGSLPGGIEVKIPQ
- a CDS encoding Rieske 2Fe-2S domain-containing protein, producing MADARQLIASSSELADGGKGVRFTVPWQGEQAAAFAVRHQGVVHAYLNRCRHVPTELDWQDGRFFDSSGLYLICSLHGALYRPDSGLCVGGPCTGRSLQKLRTEECDGHVYYLPDSAP
- a CDS encoding S49 family peptidase, which gives rise to MEQDRTWERQLIEKLATASLTEQRRARRWKIFFRLTWLAVLAGFIGLMFVDMESRNNSKAMGQPHTAVVSLDGSIDSESNVTAKMLDGLNAAYEDSNTRGIIIRANSPGGSPALSGMANDEILRLKKLHPKVPVYMVVEEVCASGCYYIAAAADRIYVDKASIVGSIGVISDGFGFDKAMDKLGIERRLATAGSNKGMGDPFSPKNPQQEAIRQGLLDEIHGQFIAVVKQGRGKRLADDPDLFSGRVWLGSSSIKLGLADGLGSVGSVARDVIKAEELVDFTPDDDLASRVARRIGVSFSGGVRAMLGDTRLH
- a CDS encoding HAD-IIIA family hydrolase — translated: MRHAYDLIVFDWDGTLMDSTAHIVRSIQLACVQLGLPEPSREAASHVIGLGLIDAMRHIHPQLPDATHQAMADAYRHQYVHQEETVELFDGVLEGLAALEDAGYLLAVATGKSRSGLNHALVSTGLQSRFVTTRTVDECHSKPHPDMLLQICEQTGMQPARTLMVGDTSHDLLMARHAGTHGAGVSYGAHPLQVLQDCGPQAIFHSYHELQQWLMHGN